In Candidatus Berkelbacteria bacterium, the following are encoded in one genomic region:
- the rpsO gene encoding 30S ribosomal protein S15, with translation MNEKDKTTKPKAAKATKPVSAKASKKEAVAKEPKKTKAKVVIPEVAPELEAPVVKEPVKAVAKSKPKTVHSKKKAATIKKYQSHEGDTGSTDVQVAVLTEKINALTKHLQEHKKDHDSRMGLLKMIGQRRSLLNYLEKKNNERYKKLIGSLGLRK, from the coding sequence ATGAACGAGAAAGACAAGACTACTAAACCTAAAGCCGCCAAGGCAACTAAGCCGGTTTCAGCAAAAGCTTCAAAAAAAGAAGCCGTTGCGAAAGAGCCGAAGAAAACTAAGGCTAAAGTTGTCATACCCGAAGTCGCTCCAGAGCTAGAGGCGCCAGTAGTCAAGGAACCTGTTAAGGCCGTCGCTAAGTCGAAGCCGAAAACCGTCCATTCTAAGAAAAAAGCGGCCACTATTAAGAAATATCAATCACACGAGGGCGACACCGGGTCGACGGATGTCCAGGTTGCGGTTTTGACCGAGAAAATTAATGCTTTAACAAAGCACCTTCAGGAGCATAAAAAAGATCACGATTCACGCATGGGTCTCTTGAAGATGATCGGCCAGCGTCGCAGCCTACTCAATTACCTTGAGAAGAAGAATAACGAGCGTTACAAGAAGCTCATTGGTTCTCTAGGCCTGCGAAAGTAA
- a CDS encoding helix-turn-helix domain-containing protein — MTGFVTKKIHVSKSRSLGSLLKAARTKASVTLEEAEAQTRIRLKYLEALENGNYSSLPAEAYNVGFVRCYAEFLHLNPEKIIRLYREERSQKRLLPERAVNFAPAKVSDWRFLITPRAIGIISAVLLFGGILGYIVVQLKQFTRPPEISLSGVSEEFTTGKDTVSLNGSTTEGSVVLMNNQPVLVSPSGQFSQEVQLSPGVNQVVISAKNRAGNERQKVVKVLYNPNLALNPPNL; from the coding sequence ATGACCGGTTTTGTCACGAAAAAAATCCATGTCAGCAAGAGTCGCTCACTTGGTTCGCTGCTTAAAGCTGCTCGGACAAAAGCCAGCGTTACTCTTGAAGAGGCTGAGGCTCAAACCCGCATTCGCCTGAAGTATTTAGAGGCCTTAGAGAACGGTAACTATTCGTCGCTGCCGGCCGAAGCCTATAACGTCGGTTTCGTGCGCTGCTACGCCGAGTTTCTCCATCTCAACCCGGAAAAAATTATTCGCCTCTACCGCGAAGAGCGTTCCCAGAAGCGTTTGCTTCCGGAGCGAGCAGTCAACTTCGCCCCGGCCAAAGTCAGTGACTGGCGATTCCTTATTACGCCGCGAGCAATCGGTATTATAAGCGCCGTGCTGCTTTTTGGTGGCATCCTCGGCTATATCGTCGTCCAACTCAAGCAGTTCACCCGTCCGCCAGAGATTAGCCTGTCGGGCGTTAGTGAAGAATTTACTACTGGCAAAGATACCGTTAGCCTCAACGGCAGCACTACGGAAGGCTCCGTTGTCCTGATGAACAACCAACCCGTTCTTGTTAGTCCCAGCGGCCAGTTCTCTCAAGAAGTCCAGCTCTCCCCAGGTGTCAACCAGGTAGTAATTTCAGCGAAAAACCGAGCCGGTAACGAGCGCCAAAAGGTAGTTAAAGTCTTATATAACCCAAACCTTGCGTTAAATCCGCCTAACTTGTAA
- a CDS encoding uracil-DNA glycosylase encodes MTKDEALAEVAKRIAECERCKYVPGQRAVPGEGSCDAEIMFIGEAPGAKENETGRPFVGAAGQFLTEMLNSIGLERGDVFIANVIKYQPPGNRDPLPEEIRLQLPFLLKQIAIIKPKLICFLGRHSMSALLPDLGKTISQVHGELVEKDRQAYLPLYHPAAALYNGGMRETLLADFAKIPEYMDRIKSAN; translated from the coding sequence ATGACTAAGGACGAAGCCTTGGCTGAAGTTGCCAAGCGCATCGCCGAATGTGAGCGCTGTAAGTACGTGCCTGGCCAGCGCGCCGTGCCCGGTGAAGGTAGCTGCGACGCGGAGATTATGTTTATTGGCGAAGCTCCTGGAGCCAAAGAGAACGAAACGGGCCGGCCGTTTGTTGGTGCCGCCGGGCAGTTCCTAACAGAGATGCTTAACTCAATTGGCCTGGAGCGGGGCGATGTTTTTATCGCCAACGTTATTAAATATCAGCCTCCAGGCAACCGCGATCCTTTGCCAGAAGAAATTCGCTTGCAGCTGCCCTTTCTTTTAAAACAGATTGCTATCATCAAGCCGAAACTAATTTGCTTTCTTGGGCGCCACTCAATGTCTGCTTTATTGCCCGATCTCGGTAAAACTATCTCCCAAGTGCACGGTGAGCTTGTCGAGAAAGACAGACAAGCGTACTTGCCGCTCTATCACCCGGCCGCGGCGCTCTACAACGGCGGCATGCGCGAAACTTTGCTCGCCGACTTCGCCAAAATCCCGGAGTATATGGATCGTATAAAGAGCGCTAATTGA
- a CDS encoding polyribonucleotide nucleotidyltransferase: MQVKIPFGSEEIVVESGKLAKRASGAVTVTWGETVILVTATIAKEAKEGTDFFPLTVDYEERMYAAGKISGSKFMKRENKPSDEAVLKGRLIDRAIRPMFPKSFRRDVQIIVTTLSYDEEHDPAPLAVIGASAALLMTDAPFEGPIAAVRVGLRGDEFILNPTGTELADSNLDLVAAGSSEKINMIEAASNEVREDKMIAALAFAQKSLAEICQAQREFASSEKEKVEYAEPEFYAEIKTKYGAELAAAVTETDYDAREAKVAEVAKKALEEFAEKYEEQEIKSAVEAAYYKAIRALIIDDHKRPDGRAMDEVRALSGEVGLLPRVHGSALFSRGETSALTLTTLGSPSEEQWIDTMEEFAKKRYIHHYNFPPYSTGEVRRLGTGRREIGHGALAEKALVPVIPAKEEFPYTIRVVTEIMSSNGSTSMAAVVGSTLSLMDAGVPIKKPVAGIAMGLVSGKTDDDFEVLTDLQGLEDFAGEMDFKIAGTREGITAIQLDVKNKGLSAKVISATFEKALTARMQIMDLIDKTMPEPRKELSKYAPRIIVTKIDPEKIGELIGPGGKTINKIIDNEGGREVLNIDIDDDGTVMITSADAEKAARVKGIVESIGIPLKIGDELEGEIVSIVKDRTSGKEIGAIVQLGPNKDGMIHVSALGNGQFVERVSDVVKVGDVVKVRVKDVDPERGRISLTKIN; the protein is encoded by the coding sequence ATGCAAGTTAAGATTCCTTTCGGAAGTGAGGAAATCGTTGTCGAGTCCGGTAAATTGGCCAAACGCGCCAGCGGTGCCGTTACCGTCACCTGGGGCGAAACAGTTATTTTGGTAACGGCGACAATCGCTAAAGAAGCAAAAGAGGGGACAGATTTCTTCCCCCTGACTGTCGATTACGAAGAACGAATGTACGCCGCCGGAAAGATCTCAGGCTCTAAATTTATGAAGCGTGAGAATAAGCCTTCAGATGAGGCCGTGTTGAAGGGCCGCTTAATTGATCGCGCTATCCGGCCGATGTTCCCGAAATCTTTTCGCCGCGATGTACAAATTATCGTGACGACACTTTCCTACGACGAAGAGCACGACCCGGCACCGCTTGCCGTGATCGGCGCCTCTGCAGCACTACTTATGACCGATGCGCCTTTTGAAGGCCCGATTGCCGCAGTACGCGTCGGTTTGCGAGGTGACGAGTTCATCCTCAACCCGACCGGCACTGAACTCGCCGATAGCAACCTTGATTTAGTGGCCGCTGGCTCGTCAGAAAAGATTAACATGATTGAAGCCGCCTCCAACGAAGTTCGAGAGGATAAGATGATCGCCGCACTCGCTTTCGCCCAAAAAAGTCTGGCTGAAATTTGCCAAGCGCAACGCGAATTTGCCAGTAGCGAAAAGGAAAAAGTTGAGTACGCCGAACCAGAATTCTACGCGGAGATAAAAACTAAATATGGCGCCGAGCTCGCTGCCGCCGTGACCGAAACTGATTACGATGCGCGCGAAGCTAAGGTTGCTGAAGTTGCCAAGAAGGCGCTCGAGGAATTTGCCGAAAAGTACGAAGAGCAAGAGATTAAAAGCGCCGTCGAAGCTGCGTATTACAAAGCCATTCGCGCCCTAATCATTGATGATCACAAACGCCCTGACGGCCGCGCTATGGATGAAGTCCGAGCGCTCTCCGGTGAAGTTGGTCTTCTGCCGCGAGTCCACGGCTCAGCCTTGTTCAGTCGCGGTGAAACCTCGGCTCTCACCCTAACCACCCTCGGATCGCCAAGTGAAGAGCAATGGATCGACACGATGGAGGAGTTTGCGAAGAAGCGTTACATCCACCACTACAACTTCCCGCCGTATTCGACCGGTGAAGTCCGCCGGCTTGGTACTGGTCGCCGCGAGATTGGCCACGGGGCGTTAGCGGAAAAAGCTTTAGTCCCCGTGATCCCCGCCAAAGAGGAATTCCCCTACACAATCCGTGTTGTCACCGAGATTATGAGCTCTAACGGCTCAACTTCGATGGCGGCTGTAGTTGGCTCAACGTTATCGCTAATGGACGCGGGCGTTCCTATTAAGAAACCGGTCGCCGGAATTGCCATGGGACTTGTCAGCGGCAAGACAGACGATGACTTCGAGGTTCTGACTGACTTACAAGGCCTGGAAGACTTCGCCGGCGAGATGGATTTCAAAATCGCTGGAACCCGCGAAGGCATCACTGCTATTCAACTTGACGTCAAAAATAAGGGTCTTAGCGCCAAAGTAATTAGTGCGACTTTTGAAAAAGCCCTCACCGCTCGGATGCAGATTATGGATCTAATTGATAAAACCATGCCTGAACCTCGCAAGGAGCTATCCAAATACGCGCCGCGGATCATTGTTACTAAAATTGATCCGGAAAAAATCGGCGAGCTTATCGGCCCCGGCGGTAAAACCATCAACAAAATTATCGACAACGAAGGCGGTCGTGAAGTGTTAAACATCGATATCGACGACGATGGCACGGTGATGATTACTTCGGCCGATGCCGAGAAAGCAGCTCGTGTTAAAGGGATCGTCGAATCGATCGGTATCCCGCTAAAGATCGGCGACGAGCTCGAGGGCGAAATTGTCTCGATCGTTAAAGACCGTACCTCTGGCAAAGAAATTGGGGCGATAGTCCAGCTCGGACCAAATAAAGACGGGATGATTCACGTTTCCGCCCTAGGCAACGGTCAGTTTGTAGAGCGTGTCTCGGACGTCGTAAAAGTCGGTGACGTCGTAAAGGTTAGAGTCAAAGACGTTGACCCGGAACGCGGCCGAATCTCACTGACCAAAATTAACTAG
- the glnA gene encoding type I glutamate--ammonia ligase gives MEETDKQRPARHLKGAPDANAKSAVEFVTNHNVRSVDVRFTDLFGKLQHFTMSVRDFTEELFDEGVGFDGSSIRGFQSINESDMLLVPDPTTVHLDPFMNDAAVVFCRIEDPLTRERYSRDPRYVAEKCIQYLRSSGVADQAFIGPEPEFFVFNELTYETAPQRAGFCIRSDEAHWQSHDGECGGYTTPAKGGYFPCPPRDKLHLVRQEIVDELEGVGIEVEVHHHEVASAGQCEIDMRFRPLVEMADQVQLFKYIVHNVAADNGMVACFMPKPLSGDNGSGMHIHISLWKDNESLMYDEQGYAGLSDEARYFVGGVLKHAPALLAFCAPTTNSYRRLVPGYEAPINLMYSQRNRSACVRVPMYSKSPKSKRIEFRAPDPTANPYLAFAACVMAGIDGIQNRIEPPKPLDKDLYELPPEEKGLVRQTPGSLRAVLEALAADNDFLTQGDVFTKDLIDIYIKLKLEECDRVDLKPHPEEFAMYADS, from the coding sequence ATGGAAGAAACCGACAAACAACGACCCGCTCGTCACCTCAAAGGAGCCCCCGACGCCAACGCCAAGTCGGCCGTCGAATTCGTCACTAACCACAACGTGCGATCCGTGGACGTACGTTTTACCGACCTGTTTGGCAAGCTGCAACACTTCACTATGAGTGTCCGCGACTTCACCGAAGAGCTCTTCGATGAGGGCGTTGGTTTCGATGGCTCCTCGATTCGAGGATTCCAATCGATCAACGAGTCCGACATGCTGCTCGTCCCCGACCCTACAACAGTTCATCTCGACCCGTTCATGAACGACGCGGCCGTGGTGTTCTGTCGCATCGAGGATCCGCTGACCCGCGAGCGCTACTCGCGTGATCCACGCTACGTCGCCGAAAAGTGCATTCAGTACTTGCGCTCTAGCGGCGTAGCAGACCAGGCCTTTATTGGCCCGGAGCCGGAGTTCTTCGTCTTCAACGAGTTGACGTATGAAACGGCGCCGCAACGCGCTGGGTTCTGCATCAGGAGTGATGAAGCGCACTGGCAGAGTCATGACGGCGAGTGCGGCGGCTATACTACGCCGGCGAAAGGGGGTTATTTCCCCTGTCCGCCACGTGACAAACTGCACCTCGTCCGGCAGGAGATCGTTGACGAGCTGGAAGGGGTCGGTATTGAAGTTGAGGTTCACCATCATGAGGTCGCCTCAGCTGGCCAGTGCGAGATCGATATGCGGTTCAGGCCGCTCGTCGAGATGGCCGACCAGGTCCAGCTCTTCAAGTACATCGTCCACAACGTTGCCGCCGACAACGGTATGGTTGCGTGCTTCATGCCAAAACCTCTCTCGGGAGACAACGGCAGCGGCATGCACATCCATATCTCGTTGTGGAAAGACAACGAGAGCTTGATGTACGACGAACAGGGCTACGCCGGCCTCTCGGATGAGGCAAGGTATTTCGTCGGCGGCGTACTCAAGCACGCTCCGGCGCTACTGGCGTTTTGTGCCCCGACGACGAACTCGTATCGACGGCTCGTTCCGGGCTACGAAGCACCGATCAACCTGATGTATAGCCAGCGAAATCGCTCGGCGTGCGTCAGGGTGCCGATGTACTCCAAGTCGCCTAAAAGCAAGCGAATCGAGTTTCGGGCGCCGGATCCAACGGCTAACCCGTACTTGGCATTCGCGGCCTGCGTCATGGCCGGCATCGATGGGATCCAGAACCGCATCGAACCGCCAAAACCGCTCGACAAGGACCTGTACGAGCTGCCGCCCGAGGAGAAAGGCCTCGTCAGGCAGACTCCGGGCAGCCTCCGGGCTGTTCTCGAGGCTCTGGCGGCTGACAACGACTTCCTCACCCAGGGTGACGTCTTCACGAAAGACCTGATCGATATCTACATCAAGCTCAAACTTGAGGAGTGCGACCGGGTCGACCTGAAACCCCACCCCGAGGAATTCGCTATGTACGCCGACTCCTAG
- a CDS encoding DUF87 domain-containing protein: MGLFGRRRRYSSRRRKRLPTIWDNLVWAVDPDTAREITAIILVVFGFLFALGLFGLAGGFGDALFRLAKTLFGVLAYVVPFAFLYLGVRLLFLKSDVLRATSVIGIVLLFMLVPAMFGASGGSVGSGAFGVFSSIFGTVGGYFALVAAVIVATLLALNSSLRSLWERLNLPIKAGQGKGVKINENARIPVRSMAPERLRQGVPLMGPTGNWEFPSLDLLDYSASTKAEAGDIGKNVEMIKKTLKDFGVEVAMNEVNVGPALTQYTLKPSEGVKLNTITARSNDIALAIAAHPIRIEAPIPGKSLVGIEVPNKVAATVSLREVLEAPDYKSADSNLSLGLGRDVAGNVAVADIKKMPHLLIAGATGSGKSVCMNALLINLLYKNSPQDLRLLLIDPKRVEFTEYNGIPHLLTPVITETDKIISALRWTVAEMERRYQLLSAYNRRNIDAFNESVPQGEIRLPYIVIVVDELADLMTQAANEVESSIVRIAQMARAVGMHLVVATQRPSVDVITGLIKANIPARVAFAVASQPDSRTILDQVGAEKLLGRGDMLYLASDQPQPKRIQGVMLKDSEIHTVTEFLKTQVPPSYDETITSYRSSLKPGLAGGAHDASEDDLLPEARDLVIAAGKASASLLQRRLKVGYARAARLLDLLEAEGSIGPADGAKPRDVLVDSGEDFDQGING; this comes from the coding sequence ATGGGACTTTTTGGGAGGCGACGACGCTACTCGTCCCGGCGCCGTAAGCGGTTGCCGACAATTTGGGACAATTTAGTCTGGGCTGTCGACCCTGATACAGCGCGAGAGATCACCGCAATCATCCTAGTGGTCTTTGGCTTCCTTTTTGCTCTAGGCCTGTTTGGTCTGGCCGGTGGCTTTGGCGACGCACTGTTTCGCTTGGCGAAAACTCTCTTCGGCGTCCTCGCTTACGTCGTGCCGTTCGCCTTCTTATATCTAGGGGTTAGGCTACTCTTCTTAAAGAGCGATGTATTACGAGCCACGAGCGTTATCGGCATTGTCCTACTTTTTATGCTGGTTCCGGCGATGTTTGGCGCCTCGGGGGGCTCTGTCGGCTCCGGAGCGTTCGGAGTTTTCAGCTCGATCTTTGGTACCGTTGGCGGCTACTTCGCCTTAGTTGCCGCTGTAATTGTGGCGACGCTGCTCGCGCTGAACTCGAGTCTACGTTCCCTCTGGGAGCGCCTGAATTTGCCAATTAAAGCTGGTCAGGGCAAGGGGGTGAAGATCAACGAGAATGCTCGGATACCTGTTAGAAGTATGGCGCCAGAGCGGTTACGACAAGGGGTTCCGTTGATGGGACCGACCGGCAACTGGGAGTTTCCGTCTTTAGATTTGCTCGACTACTCCGCTAGCACCAAGGCGGAGGCCGGCGATATCGGTAAGAACGTTGAGATGATCAAGAAAACGCTCAAGGATTTTGGCGTCGAAGTGGCGATGAACGAAGTTAACGTTGGTCCAGCGCTGACGCAGTACACTTTGAAGCCGTCCGAAGGGGTTAAGTTAAACACGATCACCGCTCGCAGCAACGATATTGCGCTCGCCATTGCGGCTCATCCGATCCGAATCGAAGCGCCAATTCCGGGCAAGTCCTTGGTTGGTATCGAAGTTCCTAATAAAGTCGCCGCTACGGTCAGCTTGCGTGAGGTTTTGGAGGCTCCCGACTATAAATCCGCCGATTCAAACCTGTCCCTAGGCCTGGGCCGCGATGTGGCCGGTAATGTCGCTGTGGCAGACATCAAAAAAATGCCACATCTTTTGATCGCCGGAGCGACAGGCAGCGGTAAATCGGTCTGTATGAACGCGCTATTAATCAACCTCCTCTACAAGAACTCGCCTCAAGATTTACGCCTACTCTTAATTGACCCTAAGCGAGTTGAGTTTACTGAATATAACGGCATCCCTCACCTGCTAACGCCAGTTATCACTGAGACTGACAAAATAATTTCCGCCTTGCGTTGGACCGTTGCGGAAATGGAACGACGCTACCAATTACTCAGCGCCTACAATAGACGCAATATTGACGCCTTCAACGAATCGGTGCCTCAAGGGGAGATACGCTTGCCCTACATCGTAATCGTCGTTGACGAGCTAGCCGATCTTATGACTCAAGCCGCCAACGAGGTCGAATCCTCAATCGTTCGAATTGCCCAAATGGCCCGAGCGGTTGGAATGCACCTCGTCGTAGCGACTCAACGGCCTTCAGTTGATGTCATTACCGGCCTAATCAAGGCTAATATCCCTGCTCGCGTCGCTTTCGCCGTTGCCTCGCAGCCCGACTCCAGGACTATTCTTGACCAGGTAGGGGCAGAAAAACTACTCGGTCGCGGCGACATGCTTTATCTAGCGAGTGACCAGCCGCAACCCAAGCGTATTCAGGGGGTAATGCTTAAGGACTCAGAGATTCACACTGTTACCGAGTTCCTCAAAACTCAAGTTCCGCCAAGCTACGACGAGACTATCACCTCTTACCGCTCGAGTCTGAAACCTGGTCTGGCCGGCGGTGCCCACGACGCCAGCGAGGACGACCTACTGCCGGAAGCCCGCGATTTGGTGATTGCCGCGGGGAAGGCATCGGCATCGCTCCTGCAGCGCCGACTGAAAGTTGGTTACGCCAGAGCGGCCCGCCTGCTTGATTTACTGGAAGCCGAGGGTTCGATCGGTCCAGCTGATGGCGCCAAGCCGCGCGATGTCCTTGTCGACTCCGGCGAGGATTTTGATCAAGGGATAAACGGCTAG
- a CDS encoding bifunctional oligoribonuclease/PAP phosphatase NrnA has translation MEVTPKAQTVELIKQANKILILTHRDPDGDALGSSLALYLALKKLQKEVDVVFQGTIGEVFSFLPAFNEAKTSLGASNDLVLTIDTRNTGEELKLGYKKLPEEKRIKIVVTPPKGSLTPEDITVERSVPKYDLIILLDLNKLDRVGPIKDQFADLFYEVPTIVIDHHADNNQFAKINWVDITATSAAEILVSLIESLSRDEPLLDADIATALLTGLITDTGSFQYRGTTPKSLTVAAQLVAAGARQQEIIECLYRTITLPRMKLWGRMLSKVQLDPTHKFIWSTLTEQDLIETGGDAGDVSGLASELSKSVDDADFALLLSDRDKIIRGNLRAIKPTCNVAEIAHHFGGGGHQAASGFRVDGAIEEKELEILNKIRAFRTGNVSEIDALPTGSSTEG, from the coding sequence ATGGAAGTAACTCCCAAGGCCCAAACCGTCGAGCTTATCAAGCAGGCGAATAAGATTTTAATCCTTACCCACCGCGACCCGGATGGGGACGCTTTGGGCTCCTCACTCGCTTTATACTTAGCCTTGAAGAAACTCCAGAAAGAAGTCGACGTTGTTTTTCAGGGGACTATTGGCGAGGTATTCTCTTTTCTACCGGCCTTCAACGAAGCCAAGACCAGCTTAGGTGCCAGTAACGACTTAGTATTGACTATCGATACCCGCAACACCGGCGAAGAGCTGAAGCTCGGGTATAAAAAGTTGCCCGAGGAAAAACGAATCAAAATCGTTGTCACGCCGCCCAAAGGCAGTCTGACGCCGGAAGATATCACTGTCGAACGCTCCGTGCCAAAATACGACCTCATTATCCTGCTCGATCTGAATAAGCTCGACCGCGTTGGACCGATCAAAGACCAATTTGCTGACCTATTTTACGAAGTGCCGACGATCGTTATCGATCACCACGCTGACAACAACCAATTCGCCAAGATTAACTGGGTTGATATCACCGCTACTTCCGCCGCGGAGATTCTGGTTTCCCTAATTGAGTCGTTAAGTCGTGACGAGCCGCTGCTTGATGCCGACATCGCCACGGCGCTGCTGACCGGCCTTATCACCGACACTGGCAGCTTCCAGTACCGAGGCACGACGCCAAAATCACTGACAGTCGCAGCCCAGCTAGTTGCGGCTGGCGCTCGCCAGCAGGAAATCATCGAGTGTCTTTATCGCACAATCACCCTGCCAAGAATGAAGCTTTGGGGCCGGATGCTCTCCAAAGTGCAGCTTGACCCAACTCATAAGTTCATTTGGTCAACGCTGACAGAGCAAGATTTAATTGAAACGGGCGGTGACGCGGGAGACGTTTCTGGATTGGCAAGCGAGCTGTCCAAATCTGTCGACGACGCTGATTTCGCCCTACTCTTGAGCGACAGAGACAAGATCATCCGTGGCAACCTGCGCGCCATCAAACCAACCTGTAACGTCGCCGAAATTGCTCACCATTTTGGTGGCGGTGGCCACCAGGCAGCTTCCGGTTTCCGGGTGGACGGCGCCATAGAAGAAAAAGAGCTAGAGATTCTTAATAAAATTCGGGCTTTTCGTACCGGGAACGTGTCAGAAATAGATGCCTTACCTACTGGTAGCTCTACTGAAGGTTGA
- a CDS encoding ribonuclease J — MNQVNPGPEPTKEPAKQDGVVDISDAGSVLQPNFQARSKQRPGQHPPRQQKRRHRGHGSPAGAVANTQKPNRPERRDRRNYRHASPAKAKVQPLKGTIVSRGHGQKLRIIPLGGSGETGDKNMLVFEYDRDILVVDAGVKFPTPDMPGIDYVVCDTTYLEENRDRIRAFLITHGHEDHIGGMPYIWPKFPVPIYTAPLTAGFIKAKFEEHGITNAEFRIIKSGEKIQIGAFSIEPVQMTHSIPDILGLAITSPAGLVFHATDWKVDFTPAFGKPTDFDKLAELSRRGVLCMLTDSTGVLVPGHTLSEQVVSKSLEDIFVEAKGRLIVSSFSSRIDRLQHVASACAKVGRRLFLAGRSMERNANIAIDLGYLKVPQGVLGDIRTVNSLPDSKIVVMCTGSQGEEGSALTRMSTGEHRHIRIKQGDTVVLSSSTVPGNERAVEQSINNLYRCGAEVVTKSELDIHSSGHGSREEIKHILNIVKPKYLIPIHGDYRRFVEMRKLAVTLDIKEENVLIIENGQIAEFDLQGKGTISDEKVQVGSVLIDGLGVGDVGEIVLRDRQTMAADGVFLIILTVDGRKGTLLTSPDIISRGFVYMKESEDLISETRAAVKRSHAAHISRTKAQTNWELFKKELRDDIGQFLFDKTQRRPMVIPVVIQV, encoded by the coding sequence TTGAATCAAGTTAACCCAGGCCCTGAGCCTACTAAAGAACCGGCTAAACAAGACGGCGTTGTCGACATATCGGACGCCGGTAGTGTTCTGCAGCCCAATTTTCAAGCGCGTTCTAAGCAACGCCCTGGACAGCACCCACCTCGGCAGCAAAAGCGACGTCATCGCGGCCACGGTAGCCCGGCCGGAGCTGTTGCTAACACCCAGAAACCGAATCGCCCCGAGCGGCGCGACCGTCGTAACTATCGACACGCTTCACCTGCTAAGGCCAAAGTTCAGCCCTTAAAGGGCACGATCGTTAGCCGTGGTCACGGACAAAAGCTACGAATTATTCCGCTTGGTGGAAGTGGCGAAACTGGCGACAAAAACATGCTCGTTTTTGAATACGATCGCGATATCCTGGTTGTGGACGCCGGAGTTAAATTTCCGACCCCGGACATGCCAGGCATCGACTACGTCGTCTGCGATACGACCTACCTAGAAGAAAATCGCGACCGAATTCGAGCTTTCTTAATTACGCACGGCCACGAAGACCATATCGGTGGCATGCCGTATATCTGGCCAAAATTCCCTGTACCTATATATACGGCGCCGCTAACGGCTGGGTTCATCAAGGCAAAATTCGAGGAACATGGTATTACAAATGCCGAATTTCGTATTATTAAGTCAGGCGAAAAAATTCAGATCGGTGCCTTTAGTATCGAACCAGTGCAGATGACGCACTCGATCCCGGACATTCTCGGCCTAGCGATCACTTCACCAGCCGGCCTGGTATTTCACGCTACCGACTGGAAAGTCGACTTTACCCCAGCTTTTGGCAAGCCGACCGACTTCGATAAGTTGGCCGAACTCTCCCGGCGCGGCGTGCTTTGCATGCTCACGGACTCAACCGGAGTCTTGGTACCGGGACATACCTTAAGCGAACAGGTAGTAAGTAAATCCCTCGAAGACATCTTCGTTGAAGCTAAGGGGCGACTTATCGTCTCTAGCTTCTCGTCTCGGATCGACCGCCTCCAACACGTCGCCTCGGCTTGCGCCAAGGTTGGCCGCCGTCTCTTTTTGGCCGGGCGCAGCATGGAGCGTAACGCCAACATCGCTATTGATCTCGGTTACCTAAAGGTCCCGCAAGGTGTTCTAGGCGATATCCGGACCGTTAACAGCTTGCCTGACAGTAAGATCGTCGTGATGTGTACCGGCTCGCAGGGCGAGGAAGGCTCAGCGCTAACTCGTATGTCCACCGGCGAGCACCGTCACATCCGAATCAAGCAAGGCGACACAGTTGTCTTGTCGTCCTCGACCGTGCCTGGTAACGAACGGGCCGTCGAGCAGAGTATTAATAACCTATATCGCTGTGGAGCCGAGGTAGTGACTAAATCCGAGCTTGATATTCACTCTAGCGGCCACGGCAGCCGAGAGGAGATCAAGCATATCCTCAATATCGTCAAACCGAAGTACTTAATCCCGATTCACGGCGACTACCGCCGTTTCGTCGAAATGCGCAAACTAGCCGTTACTTTAGACATCAAAGAGGAGAATGTCCTCATTATTGAAAACGGCCAAATTGCTGAGTTTGACTTGCAAGGCAAGGGCACTATTAGTGACGAAAAAGTTCAAGTCGGTTCAGTTCTGATTGACGGCCTGGGCGTTGGCGATGTTGGCGAGATCGTCTTGCGCGACCGCCAGACCATGGCCGCCGACGGCGTCTTTCTGATCATCCTAACGGTAGACGGCCGAAAGGGCACTCTGTTGACCAGCCCTGATATTATCTCGCGCGGCTTTGTCTATATGAAGGAGTCGGAAGACCTTATTAGCGAAACCCGAGCCGCCGTTAAGCGTTCGCACGCCGCCCATATCTCTAGAACCAAAGCGCAAACCAACTGGGAGCTATTCAAAAAAGAGCTCCGCGATGATATTGGACAATTTCTCTTCGACAAAACCCAAAGACGCCCGATGGTAATTCCGGTAGTTATTCAAGTGTAA